One region of Pseudomonas alvandae genomic DNA includes:
- a CDS encoding M10 family metallopeptidase C-terminal domain-containing protein codes for MPSPLGYSSVSSAKLTTNVQVNSLLVGTYWTGSATTGTSLTYSFMTAESYFASNYSSENEYKRGYAVTTAQQDGIVSSIGTWGAVANIHFTQVTESATEVGDLRFGGYLWMDDDTAAWGYFPGRTPSAGDVWLGPITNDPTPDEGSYDYLVFMHEIGHALGLKHPFSKSLSNPTVLSAQFDDVRYTIMSYNSAYSYEPTTPMLLDIAAIQSLYGANNQWQTGNTTYSWTTGQSIFETIWDAGGNDTIDASNQAGAVRINLNEGQFSKIGQTFLNYKTGAAFNEGLAIAYGAKIENAVGSANDDTLIGNALGNLLDGRGGKDVMTGGAGNDTYVVDDLKDIISETSTLASEIDTVQSSLNWSLGANLENLTLTGTANLSGFGNALNNVLTGNAGNNVLDGGAGRDTLVGGAGNDSYVIDNVNDGVVELVDGGLDLVRTAVTYTLSANVENGQLLGVAALNLVGNTSDNVLIGNAAANVLNGLGGADSLDGGAGNDTYYVDNLGDTVIERGAALTEIDSVVSSISYVLGANLENLTLNGAGAINATGNALNNRITGNAGANVLDGGLGIDTLVGGTGNDTYVVDNLKDVISETSTLASEIDTVRASLTWNLGANLENLTLTGTANLNGSGNALNNVLTGNAGNNLLDGLAGRDTLVGGAGNDTYTLDNAGDSVVELADEGIDLVRTAVSHTLSANVENAVLLGVAALNLTGNASNNSLIGNAAANVLNGMDGADTLDGGAGIDTLIGGTGNDTYVVDNLKDVISETSTSASEIDSVRSSVSWTLGSNLENLTLTGVAAINGSGNALDNVLIGNAAANVLNGLGGADSLDGGAGNDTYYVDNLGDTVIERGAALTEIDSVVSSISYALGANLENLTLSGAGSINATGNALNNRITGNAGANILDGGLGIDTLVGGTGNDTYVVDNLKDVISETSTLASEIDTVRASLTWSLGANLENLTLTGTANLNGSGNALNNVLTGNAGNNLLDGLAGRDTLVGGAGNDTYTLDNAGDSVVELADEGIDLVRTAVSHTLSANVENAVLLGVAALNLTGNASNNSLIGNAAANVLNGMDGADTLDGGAGIDTLIGGTGNDTYVVDNLKDVISETSTSASEIDSVRSSVSWTLGSNLENLTLTGVAAINGSGNALDNVLIGNAAANVLNGLGGADTLDGGAGNDTYYVDNLGDTVIERGAALTEIDSVVSSISYALGANLENLTLSGAGSINATGNALNNRITGNAGANILDGGLGIDTLVGGTGNDTYVVDNLKDVVSETSTLAAEVDSVRASVNWVLGANLENLTLTGSANLNGSGNALNNVLTGNDGNNLLDGLAGRDTLVGGAGNDTYTLDNAGDSVVELADEGIDLVRTAVSHTLSANVENAVLLGVAALNLTGNASNNSLIGNAAANVLNGMDGADTLDGGAGIDTLIGGTGNDTYVVDNLKDVISETSTSASEIDSVRSSVSWTLGSNLENLTLTGVAAINGSGNALDNVLIGNAAANVLNGGAGNDRLDGGAGNDTLIGGVGTDTLTGGVGADRFVFSSLSELGKDGAGDVILDFSRLQGDKIDLSKLDANALTPLFNKFSFVDVGDFTGAGQLRFVDHVLYGNVNDDLGADFEIQLVGVNTFNANDLVA; via the coding sequence TCTCTGGATGGACGATGACACCGCAGCATGGGGCTATTTTCCCGGCCGGACACCCAGTGCGGGAGACGTGTGGCTGGGGCCGATCACCAACGACCCTACCCCCGACGAAGGCTCATACGACTATCTGGTGTTCATGCATGAGATTGGTCACGCGTTGGGTCTCAAGCATCCATTCTCCAAAAGCCTGTCGAACCCGACGGTGCTTTCTGCCCAGTTCGATGATGTGCGCTACACCATCATGAGCTACAACAGCGCGTACTCCTATGAGCCTACGACGCCCATGCTATTAGACATTGCAGCCATCCAGAGCTTGTATGGCGCAAACAACCAGTGGCAGACCGGTAACACCACGTATAGCTGGACGACTGGCCAATCGATTTTCGAGACGATCTGGGACGCAGGCGGCAATGACACCATTGATGCGAGCAATCAAGCTGGAGCGGTCCGCATCAATTTGAACGAAGGTCAGTTCAGCAAGATCGGGCAGACTTTCTTGAACTACAAGACGGGCGCTGCATTTAATGAAGGGTTGGCTATTGCCTACGGCGCCAAGATCGAAAATGCAGTCGGCTCGGCCAATGACGACACGCTGATTGGCAACGCACTCGGCAACCTTCTGGATGGCCGCGGTGGCAAGGATGTCATGACCGGTGGCGCCGGTAACGATACCTATGTGGTCGACGATCTCAAGGACATCATTAGCGAAACAAGCACCCTGGCCAGCGAAATAGACACGGTGCAATCCTCGTTGAATTGGAGTCTGGGCGCCAATCTGGAAAACCTCACTCTTACAGGTACCGCTAATCTCAGCGGCTTTGGCAACGCCCTGAATAACGTGCTGACCGGTAACGCCGGAAATAATGTCCTTGACGGCGGGGCTGGGCGGGACACGCTAGTTGGGGGTGCGGGGAACGACTCGTATGTGATCGACAACGTGAATGACGGTGTCGTCGAGCTTGTCGACGGCGGCCTGGACTTGGTCCGCACTGCGGTCACTTACACTTTGTCAGCCAACGTTGAAAATGGGCAATTGCTTGGTGTCGCGGCCCTCAATCTCGTCGGCAATACATCGGACAACGTGCTGATCGGCAATGCCGCCGCCAACGTGCTCAACGGCCTGGGCGGCGCAGATAGCCTGGACGGTGGCGCCGGCAACGACACTTACTACGTCGACAACCTCGGCGACACGGTGATCGAGCGCGGCGCGGCGCTGACTGAGATTGACAGCGTTGTTTCGTCCATCAGCTACGTGCTGGGTGCCAACCTCGAAAACCTGACTCTCAATGGCGCCGGCGCCATCAACGCTACCGGTAACGCGCTGAACAACCGCATCACCGGCAACGCTGGCGCCAACGTCCTCGACGGTGGCCTCGGCATCGACACGCTGGTCGGCGGCACCGGCAACGACACCTACGTGGTCGACAACCTCAAGGACGTGATCAGCGAAACCAGCACCCTGGCCAGCGAAATCGATACGGTGCGCGCCTCCTTGACCTGGAACCTGGGCGCCAACCTGGAAAACCTCACGCTCACCGGCACCGCCAACCTCAACGGCAGCGGTAACGCGTTGAACAACGTGCTAACCGGCAACGCTGGCAACAACCTACTGGACGGCCTCGCCGGGCGCGACACCTTGGTCGGTGGCGCCGGTAACGACACGTATACCCTCGACAACGCGGGTGACAGCGTTGTCGAACTCGCGGACGAAGGCATCGACCTGGTCCGGACAGCGGTCAGCCATACCTTGTCCGCCAACGTCGAGAATGCAGTGTTGCTCGGCGTCGCCGCGCTCAACCTCACCGGCAACGCATCAAATAACAGCCTGATCGGCAACGCCGCGGCGAACGTGCTCAATGGCATGGACGGTGCGGATACCCTCGACGGTGGCGCCGGTATCGACACTCTCATCGGTGGCACCGGCAACGACACCTACGTGGTCGACAACCTCAAGGACGTCATCAGCGAAACCAGCACCTCGGCCTCCGAAATCGACAGCGTTCGTTCCTCGGTGAGCTGGACCCTGGGCAGCAACCTGGAAAACCTCACGCTGACCGGTGTTGCCGCGATCAACGGCAGCGGCAACGCGCTGGACAACGTGCTGATCGGCAACGCCGCCGCCAACGTGCTCAACGGCCTGGGCGGCGCGGATAGCCTGGACGGTGGTGCCGGCAACGATACTTACTACGTCGACAACCTCGGCGACACGGTGATCGAGCGCGGCGCGGCGCTGACTGAGATTGACAGCGTTGTTTCGTCCATCAGCTATGCGCTGGGCGCCAACCTCGAAAACCTGACACTCAGCGGCGCCGGCAGCATCAACGCTACCGGTAACGCGCTGAACAACCGCATCACCGGCAACGCTGGCGCCAACATCCTCGACGGTGGCCTCGGCATCGACACGCTGGTCGGCGGCACCGGTAATGACACCTACGTGGTCGACAACCTCAAGGATGTGATCAGCGAAACCAGCACCCTCGCCAGCGAGATCGATACCGTGCGCGCCTCCTTGACCTGGAGCCTGGGCGCCAACCTGGAAAACCTCACGCTCACCGGCACCGCCAACCTCAACGGCAGCGGTAACGCGTTGAACAACGTGCTGACCGGCAACGCTGGCAACAACCTACTGGACGGCCTCGCCGGGCGCGACACCTTGGTCGGTGGCGCCGGTAACGACACGTATACCCTCGACAACGCGGGTGACAGCGTCGTAGAGCTTGCGGATGAAGGCATCGACCTGGTCCGGACAGCGGTCAGCCATACCTTGTCCGCCAACGTCGAGAATGCAGTGTTGCTCGGCGTCGCCGCGCTCAACCTCACCGGCAACGCATCAAATAACAGCCTGATCGGCAACGCCGCGGCGAACGTGCTCAATGGCATGGACGGCGCGGATACCCTCGACGGCGGCGCCGGCATCGACACCCTCATCGGTGGCACTGGCAACGACACCTACGTGGTCGACAACCTCAAGGACGTCATCAGCGAAACCAGCACCTCGGCCTCCGAAATCGACAGCGTTCGTTCCTCGGTGAGCTGGACCCTGGGCAGCAACCTGGAAAACCTCACGCTGACCGGTGTTGCCGCGATCAACGGCAGCGGCAACGCGCTGGACAATGTGCTGATCGGCAACGCCGCCGCCAACGTGCTCAACGGCCTGGGCGGCGCGGATACTCTGGACGGCGGCGCCGGCAACGACACTTATTATGTCGACAACCTCGGCGACACGGTGATCGAGCGCGGCGCGGCGCTGACTGAGATTGACAGTGTCGTTTCGTCCATCAGCTATGCGCTGGGCGCCAACCTCGAAAACCTGACACTCAGCGGCGCCGGCAGCATCAACGCTACCGGTAACGCGCTGAACAACCGCATCACCGGCAACGCTGGCGCCAACATCCTCGACGGTGGCCTCGGCATCGACACGCTGGTCGGCGGCACGGGCAACGACACCTACGTGGTCGACAACCTCAAGGACGTCGTCAGCGAAACCAGCACCCTGGCCGCTGAAGTCGACAGCGTACGGGCCTCGGTCAACTGGGTGCTGGGCGCCAACCTGGAAAACCTCACGCTGACCGGCAGCGCCAACCTCAACGGCAGCGGCAACGCGTTGAACAACGTGCTGACCGGCAACGACGGAAACAACCTGCTGGACGGCCTCGCCGGGCGCGATACCTTGGTCGGTGGCGCGGGTAACGACACGTATACCCTCGACAACGCGGGTGACAGCGTCGTAGAGCTTGCGGATGAAGGCATCGACCTGGTCCGGACAGCGGTCAGCCATACCTTGTCCGCCAACGTCGAGAATGCAGTGTTGCTCGGCGTCGCCGCGCTCAACCTCACCGGCAACGCATCAAATAACAGCCTGATCGGCAACGCCGCGGCGAACGTGCTCAATGGCATGGACGGCGCGGATACCCTCGACGGCGGCGCCGGCATCGACACCCTCATCGGTGGCACTGGCAACGACACCTACGTGGTCGACAACCTCAAGGACGTCATCAGCGAAACCAGCACCTCGGCCTCCGAAATCGACAGCGTTCGTTCCTCGGTGAGCTGGACCCTGGGCAGCAACCTGGAAAACCTCACGCTGACCGGTGTTGCCGCGATCAACGGCAGCGGCAACGCGCTGGACAACGTGCTGATCGGCAATGCCGCCGCCAACGTGCTCAACGGTGGCGCAGGCAACGATCGCCTCGATGGCGGTGCTGGCAACGACACCCTGATTGGCGGGGTGGGGACCGACACCCTGACGGGCGGCGTCGGAGCTGATCGTTTCGTTTTCAGTTCGTTGAGTGAGTTGGGCAAGGACGGGGCGGGCGACGTCATCCTCGATTTCAGCCGCCTGCAAGGCGACAAGATCGATCTGTCGAAACTGGATGCCAATGCGCTGACGCCACTGTTCAACAAGTTCAGCTTTGTCGATGTAGGTGATTTCACTGGCGCGGGGCAGTTGCGCTTCGTTGATCATGTGCTCTATGGCAACGTCAACGATGATCTGGGCGCGGACTTCGAAATCCAGTTGGTCGGTGTCAATACCTTCAACGCCAACGATCTGGTCGCCTGA
- a CDS encoding inorganic phosphate transporter — protein sequence MTTPTLASNLSGSVASPSRPQLDRKPSMMTLAIFFAVLGIGLLFTAYSLMHDMNELGTVVTTWTPFLLLGVALLIALGFEFVNGFHDTANAVATVIYTNSMAPNFAVAWSGFFNFLGVLLSSGAVAFGIIALLPVELILQVGSSAGFAMIFALLIAAILWNLGTWWLGLPASSSHTLIGSIIGVGVANALMHGRDGTSGVDWAQATKIGYALLLSPLVGFGCAALLLLALRAFVKNRALYKAPEGNTPPPWWIRGLLILTCTGVSFAHGSNDGQKGMGLIMLILVGTLPMAYALNRTMPADQALQFAAVAEVTQQALVKHSPSPAPADPRPILSAYVSSKQATPQLVPALAAMTGSIGAEVKGYGSLAKVPVEAVGNVRNDMYLTSETIRLMDKNKVGDFDADTRDKLQLFKQQIDNSTRFIPLWVKIAVAIALGLGTMVGWKRIVVTVGEKIGKSHLTYAQGASAETVAMLTIGAADVFGLPVSTTHVLSSGVAGTMVANGGGLQMRTIRNLLMAWVLTLPAAILLSGSLYWLFTQLF from the coding sequence ATGACAACGCCTACCCTGGCTTCCAACCTGTCGGGCTCGGTCGCTTCCCCTTCGAGACCGCAGCTGGATCGCAAACCGAGCATGATGACCCTGGCGATTTTTTTCGCGGTGCTGGGCATCGGCCTTTTGTTCACTGCCTACAGCTTGATGCACGACATGAACGAGCTCGGCACCGTGGTGACCACGTGGACACCGTTCCTGCTGCTGGGTGTCGCGCTGCTGATCGCGCTGGGCTTTGAGTTCGTCAACGGTTTCCACGACACCGCCAACGCCGTGGCCACGGTTATCTATACCAACTCCATGGCCCCCAATTTCGCGGTGGCCTGGTCGGGTTTCTTCAATTTCCTTGGGGTGTTGCTGTCCAGTGGCGCGGTGGCTTTCGGCATCATCGCCTTGCTGCCGGTGGAGCTGATCCTGCAGGTCGGTTCCTCCGCCGGTTTCGCCATGATCTTCGCGTTGCTGATCGCCGCGATCCTCTGGAACCTCGGCACTTGGTGGCTGGGCCTGCCGGCCTCGTCTTCCCACACGCTGATTGGTTCGATCATCGGCGTCGGCGTCGCCAATGCGCTGATGCACGGTCGCGATGGCACCAGTGGGGTGGACTGGGCCCAGGCGACCAAGATCGGCTACGCGCTGCTTTTGTCACCGCTGGTAGGCTTCGGTTGCGCCGCGTTGCTGTTGCTGGCGCTGCGGGCTTTCGTCAAGAATCGCGCGCTGTACAAGGCACCTGAAGGCAACACACCGCCACCTTGGTGGATTCGCGGCCTGCTGATCCTGACGTGTACCGGCGTTTCGTTCGCCCACGGTTCCAACGATGGCCAGAAAGGCATGGGCCTGATCATGCTGATCCTGGTGGGTACTCTGCCAATGGCGTATGCGCTCAACCGCACGATGCCTGCCGACCAGGCACTTCAATTCGCCGCGGTGGCTGAAGTCACGCAACAAGCCCTGGTCAAGCATTCGCCCTCGCCGGCGCCGGCCGATCCGCGCCCTATCCTGTCCGCCTACGTCAGCAGCAAGCAGGCTACGCCCCAACTGGTGCCGGCCCTTGCCGCGATGACCGGCAGCATCGGTGCCGAGGTCAAAGGCTACGGCTCGCTGGCGAAGGTGCCCGTCGAAGCCGTGGGCAACGTGCGCAACGACATGTACCTGACCAGCGAAACCATTCGCCTGATGGACAAGAATAAGGTCGGCGACTTTGATGCCGACACGCGGGACAAACTGCAACTGTTCAAGCAGCAGATCGACAATTCGACGCGGTTCATTCCGCTATGGGTGAAGATCGCCGTGGCCATCGCCCTTGGCCTGGGCACCATGGTCGGCTGGAAACGCATCGTGGTGACGGTGGGAGAGAAAATCGGCAAGTCGCACCTCACCTACGCCCAAGGCGCCTCGGCTGAAACGGTCGCGATGCTGACCATTGGCGCTGCCGACGTGTTCGGCCTGCCGGTGTCCACCACCCATGTGCTTTCCTCGGGTGTGGCCGGTACGATGGTCGCCAACGGCGGTGGCCTGCAGATGCGCACGATCCGCAACCTGCTGATGGCCTGGGTGCTCACGCTGCCAGCCGCCATCCTGTTGTCCGGCAGCCTTTACTGGTTGTTCACCCAACTGTTCTGA
- a CDS encoding oxidoreductase: MTINKPVALVTGASSGIGEAIAVKLVAAGYKVYGTSRRGVQSDQRPFAMLALDVTEDASVEHAVQELLQLEGRIDLLVNNAGFGLAPAAAEESSIEQAKAVFDTNFMGVVRMTRAVVPHMRRQGSGRIINIGSILGVVAVPYVALYVASKHAVDGYSQALDHELRTHGIRVTVIEPGYTRTSFESNSLEADAKLDLYEDIRVKVTKVVNQAMATAESADVVAHVVLKAARAERPKLRYTAGKAAAQLQWMRRFAPAGVLDTGIRKAMQLA; the protein is encoded by the coding sequence ATGACAATCAACAAACCCGTAGCTTTGGTAACAGGCGCTTCGTCCGGTATCGGAGAGGCCATCGCCGTCAAGCTCGTTGCGGCGGGCTACAAGGTCTATGGCACCAGCCGCAGAGGCGTCCAGTCGGATCAACGGCCGTTTGCCATGCTGGCGCTGGACGTGACCGAGGATGCCTCTGTCGAGCACGCTGTGCAGGAGTTGTTGCAGTTGGAGGGCCGTATCGATCTGCTGGTCAACAATGCCGGTTTCGGGCTCGCGCCTGCGGCGGCGGAAGAGAGCTCCATCGAGCAGGCCAAGGCGGTTTTTGATACCAATTTCATGGGCGTTGTCCGGATGACTCGCGCTGTTGTGCCCCACATGCGGCGCCAGGGCAGCGGTCGCATCATCAACATCGGTTCGATCCTCGGCGTCGTGGCCGTGCCTTATGTGGCGCTCTACGTCGCGAGCAAACATGCGGTAGATGGCTATTCTCAAGCCCTGGACCACGAACTGCGCACCCATGGCATCCGGGTCACTGTGATCGAACCCGGCTATACCCGGACCTCGTTCGAAAGCAACAGCCTGGAGGCTGACGCCAAGCTGGACCTGTACGAAGATATTCGCGTAAAGGTCACCAAAGTCGTCAACCAGGCGATGGCGACCGCCGAAAGCGCAGATGTGGTGGCTCACGTGGTGCTCAAGGCGGCGCGGGCCGAGCGTCCCAAGCTGCGCTATACCGCTGGCAAGGCGGCGGCGCAGTTGCAATGGATGCGTCGCTTCGCCCCGGCTGGCGTTCTGGATACGGGTATCCGCAAAGCCATGCAGCTTGCGTGA
- the acuI gene encoding acrylyl-CoA reductase (NADPH): protein MTFKALLTTKADDVISTRLVDFKDEDLMAGDVTVAIEYSTVNYKDAMALSGRSPVIRQFPLIPGIDFAGIVETSSHAGFQTGDRVLVNGWGLSQTHHGGFAQKARVSGDWLVKIPEAFSTQQAMAIGTAGYTAMLSVLALEHGGLTPERGDILVTGANGGAGSVAIALLSGLGYRVIASTGRQEEADYLRDLGAAEIIDRRTLSEPGAPIAKERWAGVIDSVGSHTLANALAQTQYRGVVAAFGLAQGADLPGSVLPFILRNVTLAGIDSVNAPQAARLQAWSRLARDLDVNKLARTTQVIGLAEVPAVAARVLQGQVRGRTVVDVNA from the coding sequence ATGACTTTCAAGGCGCTGCTCACCACTAAAGCCGACGATGTGATTTCCACCCGCCTGGTCGATTTCAAGGATGAGGACCTGATGGCCGGCGACGTTACCGTGGCGATCGAGTACTCGACGGTGAATTACAAGGACGCCATGGCCCTCAGCGGGCGTTCGCCGGTCATCCGCCAGTTCCCGTTGATTCCGGGCATCGACTTCGCCGGCATCGTCGAAACGTCGAGCCACGCCGGTTTCCAAACTGGTGATCGGGTGCTGGTCAATGGCTGGGGGCTGAGCCAGACCCACCACGGTGGCTTTGCCCAGAAGGCGCGGGTGAGTGGCGACTGGCTGGTGAAAATCCCGGAGGCGTTTTCAACCCAACAAGCCATGGCCATCGGCACCGCCGGCTACACGGCGATGCTCAGCGTCCTGGCGCTGGAACACGGCGGCCTGACACCCGAGCGTGGCGATATCCTGGTGACCGGTGCCAATGGCGGCGCCGGCTCGGTGGCGATCGCGTTGTTGTCCGGCCTGGGTTATCGGGTGATCGCCTCGACCGGACGGCAGGAAGAGGCCGATTACCTGCGCGACTTAGGTGCGGCCGAAATCATCGATCGCCGCACCTTGTCAGAGCCCGGCGCGCCGATTGCGAAGGAGCGTTGGGCGGGTGTCATCGACTCGGTCGGCAGCCATACCTTGGCCAATGCCTTGGCCCAGACCCAGTACCGCGGGGTTGTCGCTGCCTTCGGCCTGGCCCAGGGCGCGGACCTGCCCGGCTCGGTGCTGCCGTTTATCCTGCGCAACGTGACCCTGGCGGGTATCGACTCGGTAAACGCTCCGCAAGCTGCGCGCTTGCAGGCCTGGTCGCGACTGGCCCGGGATCTTGATGTCAACAAGCTTGCCCGCACCACCCAGGTGATTGGCTTGGCCGAGGTTCCGGCAGTGGCTGCCCGGGTGTTGCAAGGGCAGGTTCGCGGGCGCACGGTCGTCGACGTGAACGCATGA
- a CDS encoding cytochrome b: MSPANQTIIDRYPTSLRILHWVRALLVAGLLWAGWHMTGLNDEVASKYELYYPWHKSFGVLVFLVVLIQIALRISTPRLPQPPETLARYERVSSRLAHRTLYALLVIVPLMGYSMSSTYTMSDGVFFFGVNLPELLGKNDDWFVVFQWLHKVLAYTLLGLVLVHIAGALKHRFFDRDPRSDVLRRML; encoded by the coding sequence ATGAGTCCGGCAAATCAAACAATAATTGATCGGTATCCGACGTCCCTGCGTATTTTGCACTGGGTGCGCGCCTTGCTCGTCGCAGGCCTCCTCTGGGCCGGCTGGCACATGACCGGGCTGAATGACGAAGTGGCGAGCAAATATGAGCTGTACTACCCGTGGCACAAATCCTTTGGGGTGTTGGTGTTCCTGGTGGTCCTGATCCAGATCGCCCTGCGCATAAGCACGCCCAGGCTGCCGCAACCGCCGGAGACATTGGCGCGGTATGAGAGAGTTTCATCAAGGCTGGCGCACCGCACCCTGTATGCCCTGCTGGTGATCGTGCCGTTGATGGGCTATTCGATGTCGAGCACCTACACGATGAGCGATGGGGTGTTCTTTTTTGGCGTGAACCTTCCGGAGCTTCTTGGCAAGAATGACGATTGGTTCGTGGTCTTCCAGTGGCTGCACAAGGTACTCGCCTATACCCTGCTCGGCCTGGTCCTGGTGCACATCGCCGGCGCCCTCAAGCACCGGTTCTTCGACCGTGACCCTCGCAGCGACGTCTTACGCCGCATGCTGTGA
- a CDS encoding aldehyde dehydrogenase family protein translates to MTQHFNHFIEGTTFEASDGRRIALVDPVTEQTYGSTARGTAEDVDRAVSAARQQLEHGAWRQLDGAQRGRLLSKLADLVERDTELLADLDANAIGRSPVEPRRLDIPNAIANLRAAAGWANQLEGRTIPTGGYFGTKTLSYTVREPVGVVGAIVPWNSPLMITVWKLAALLAAGCTVVVKPSEETPQSALHLAALAQQAGFPDGVINVVTGYGDEVGRALCEHPHVAKISFTGSPEAGREIQRTAGVLFKRVALELGGKSPQIVFDDASFDDALFGCSLGLFANQGQICAAGSRILVQRGIAERFAAALADAARAVKVGDPRQPGVQMGPVAKKAQFDRVNRYIQLGIEQGASLLAGGVSNAGQGWFVQPTIFANARNDMAIARDEIFGPVGTVITFDSEEEAIALANDSTYGLAATVWTADLVRAHRVAAAVKAGAVGVNCWSPLDANLPWGGVKSSGIGREGGFSGAQAYTEEKVITVLLPG, encoded by the coding sequence ATGACCCAGCATTTCAATCACTTCATCGAAGGCACGACCTTCGAAGCTTCGGACGGTCGTCGCATCGCGCTCGTCGATCCGGTGACAGAACAGACTTACGGCAGCACCGCCCGCGGCACCGCCGAGGATGTGGACCGCGCCGTGAGCGCGGCACGCCAGCAACTTGAGCATGGCGCCTGGCGCCAACTCGACGGAGCCCAGCGCGGTCGGCTGCTGTCGAAACTGGCGGACCTGGTCGAGCGCGACACCGAATTGCTGGCCGACCTGGACGCCAACGCCATCGGCCGTTCACCGGTCGAACCACGCCGGCTGGACATCCCCAACGCGATCGCCAACCTGCGTGCCGCCGCCGGCTGGGCGAATCAGCTCGAAGGGCGCACCATTCCCACTGGTGGCTATTTCGGCACCAAGACCCTGTCCTACACGGTGCGGGAACCGGTGGGTGTGGTCGGTGCCATCGTTCCCTGGAACTCACCACTGATGATCACCGTCTGGAAGCTCGCCGCGTTGTTGGCGGCGGGCTGCACGGTGGTCGTCAAGCCGTCGGAAGAAACGCCACAATCAGCCCTGCACCTGGCGGCGCTGGCTCAGCAAGCGGGCTTCCCCGACGGTGTCATCAACGTCGTCACCGGCTACGGCGACGAGGTCGGCCGCGCCCTGTGCGAGCACCCGCACGTGGCCAAGATCAGCTTCACCGGCAGCCCCGAGGCCGGGCGCGAGATCCAGCGCACCGCCGGTGTGTTGTTCAAGCGCGTGGCATTGGAGCTGGGCGGCAAGAGTCCGCAGATTGTCTTCGACGATGCTTCCTTCGACGACGCGCTCTTCGGTTGCTCCCTCGGCCTGTTCGCCAATCAGGGACAAATCTGCGCGGCCGGCTCGCGCATCCTGGTCCAGCGCGGCATCGCCGAACGCTTCGCCGCCGCGCTCGCCGACGCGGCGCGCGCAGTCAAGGTCGGCGACCCACGCCAGCCTGGCGTCCAGATGGGCCCGGTGGCCAAGAAGGCGCAATTCGACCGCGTCAACCGCTACATCCAACTGGGCATCGAACAAGGCGCCTCGCTATTGGCGGGCGGCGTATCGAATGCTGGCCAGGGCTGGTTCGTCCAGCCGACGATTTTCGCCAATGCCCGCAATGACATGGCGATCGCCCGGGACGAGATCTTCGGCCCCGTAGGCACGGTGATCACGTTCGACAGCGAAGAAGAGGCCATCGCGCTGGCCAACGACTCCACTTACGGCCTGGCGGCCACGGTCTGGACGGCCGACCTGGTGCGAGCCCATCGCGTGGCCGCCGCGGTGAAGGCCGGTGCCGTCGGCGTCAATTGCTGGAGCCCACTGGACGCCAACCTGCCTTGGGGCGGCGTCAAGTCCAGCGGCATCGGGCGTGAAGGTGGGTTCAGCGGCGCACAGGCCTACACCGAAGAGAAGGTCATCACCGTGTTGCTGCCCGGCTGA